The Prunus persica cultivar Lovell chromosome G8, Prunus_persica_NCBIv2, whole genome shotgun sequence genome includes a region encoding these proteins:
- the LOC18767708 gene encoding MRN complex-interacting protein: MSAIFIAVQCCQCSTMQVKQRKQSSKSNKWTCVVCNQKQSVRQVFAQGPMAKDLRLFVQSSNMPRQQQQQQQQQPALASSTSPYKTQKKRRTDWTEYLDSKDDQVTNLKQEEDEGVGFEHEIVTEFPAELPKKRKLNKYGCWSDTRKGDADKHHNHKSVFSKRNFNKHVVSPADEEQMKCELAITKETSKWRDFVMRDELEPRAGQETKTILSGASKWNDYVTPDESDDYDLPRISRREDADTAGQWSNEINKTVTNYETVFANDDETVEDDIHPDFLHLDRS, from the exons ATGTCCGCCATCTTCATTGCAGTTCAGTGCTGCCAATGCTCCACCATGCAG GTGAAGCAGAGGAAGCAGAGCAGCAAAAGTAACAAGTGGACATGCGTAGTCTGCAATCAAAAGCAGTCTGTACGCCAAGTGTTTGCTCAAGGTCCCATGGCCAAGGATCTTCGCCTCTTCGTCCAGTCCTCCAACATGCCCCgtcaacaacaacagcagcagcagcaacagcctGCACTTGCTTCTTCCACTAGTCCGTACAAGACCCAAAAGAAGAGACGAACCGATTGGACGGAATACCTCGATTCTAAGGATGATCAGGTCACCAACttgaagcaagaagaagatgaag GGGTTGGTTTTGAGCATGAGATTGTAACAGAGTTTCCGGCAGAGTTGCCCAAGAAACGAAAGCTCAACAAATATGGCTGTTGGTCAGATACAAGAAAAGGAGATGCGGATAAACATCACAATCACAAATCAGTTTTCTCTAAGAGGAATTTCAACAAACATGTTGTCTCCCCAGCAG ATGAGGAGCAGATGAAGTGCGAGCTAGCAATCACCAAGGAGACTTCAAAATGGAGAGATTTTGTAATGAGAGATGAGCTGGAACCAAGAGCAGGTCAGGAAACAAAGACTATACTTAGTGGAGCTTCCAAATGGAATGACTACGTAACCCCAGATGAGAGTGATGATTATGACCTGCCACGCATTAGTAGGAGAGAGGATGCAGATACTGCAGGCCAATGGAGCAATGAAATCAATAAGACAGTGACAAACTACGAGACGGTATTCGCAAACGATGATGAGACGGTAGAAGATGACATCCATCCTGATTTCTTGCACCTGGATAGGTCTTGA